AATTAACAAATGAAGGATTTGACTGCCACCAAAAGTCTCCATTACATGAACCATAACGAGCCAATGCATCCGCAACTCTATTGCCTTCTCTATAAATATGTGTCACCACCACTGTCATTCTATCGAGCTGATAAAGACTATGgttaaaattgatgattttaaaagcttgagatataaatgaaaaaaaagtcaaTAATGTGagatatttttgaatgattaaataattagttaagacttaattattcaaaagtaaataacttttcaacaattttttatttatggatcAATCTTTCAAAAATGTTATCTTTAACAAATTTCGataaatacattataattgTAGACAACTAGACATGCttataaacaaaaatcaaatccttttgatatttttcatttatgatCAAACATAATATTTTCAATCGAAAGATACATATTAATATTAGATTACACTTGACgaaattagaaaatttagtcataaaaaaataaataaaacatatgtATCTTTTCTTATAAGAATCGAATATTCGGTAAAAACCGGAACGTAGTTATTGAAATTAGGGGACCGTTTGGATTGAAAATTGTTGAAATCCATGAgttataaattcataaaatgtggaatcaatagatttataaatttcattatttgaattatttgaattgaatataaaaacCATAGAGTTATAGAGATagatatatttgaaatatttaaactgCAATACAATCTATTATTCATTAGAAATGGTTTTCCATTTACGtgttgattaattaatttagaatagaGATGGATAATTAAATTCCcctaaagaaaaaataatagagATAGTCACCGACATGAGACCCACAGCCCCAAAAGTGGTGTGGGTGATGAGCTGATTAAATCGGTGTGGTCAGTGGTCACTGAACTGCACCTGCATCcggtcaaacctttacaattcCCTCCTTTCATTTCCCATTTCCCATTTTTTCTCACAATATTGCTCATTTTTTTAATACCTATTATGGTTTCAATTCtgaatttataatttcaaaataataataattgaattattcCTTCCTTggctataataataaaaaaatccagaTTTTTGCTacaatttaatttgatatatgaAAGTGTGAAAAGAGTAATGTAATTGAAAGAATGGTAGTCAATGTTTTGGCACCTGCTTGGAAGTTTCTggaatttaattagttttctaTGGATAATTTTGTTCCCTATCTTCTCCATGTACAATAAGAAATTTATAGAAATACAAGTTGTGTTAATCATGCTACAATTGATTAATTGAGATTACTACAGAACAAAATCCAAACTCAATCTGTCACATTATAATTCTTTGTCGTTTCTAATAATATAATGGATCaaattattgatttttctatgttaatacattttaaataaatttgcgTGTTTCTCATGAGAAAGAATGTCAGCTTTTTTACTACATTGTAGCATATTAGACTATGAATTGGATGTTTATGGATGCTTATGACCATATGGAAATGATTGAGATAAGAGGATCATGCTTGTTAGAAcgaataatatataataaaattatacttcCAGTCGAATCTAATCTAAATATTAAACTATATAACTGATTCACAACTTAACATGATGCTATATTCTGCATATATTGAtatgtatttttgattttctttagATCAGAAAATTCATGATTTCattatatgaataattttcATAACTTTGTATGAGAAGAATCTGTTGTATGATATttacaagaacaagaacaacAGAATAAGTGAAGAATCAACAAACAACACTAATATAAATATCTTGATCTTTTAGAATTGTTATAGATTGGAAAAAATCAGTTTTGCTGCAGTTTGATCAATTACCCAATGATATTATAGGAATGTTTACAACGTCCAAACACGGAAGATGCGTGACATAATTGTTATATTCTTGCATGAAACTTCAAAGGGACGGATTCATGACCTGAACTCATAAACACCACGGTTTGTAACATGGTCATAATGCAAATCGTGGTGATCCGCGTTTTTTGGTGTGCCGCGGCTGTTTATTAACATGAAAACAGTAGTGTTCGCGACTTGCACCACCGCCCGAACGGTGACCGTGGTGCAAGCCGTGTTGAGTAAATACACACTACATTTTCACTTTCTCAAAAATATCcaacaaaatttatataaaattcagtctaaataaaaaaaattataactctaCCTATATCTAAAGTATAATAAGTTTGacctttaaaaaaaacaagtataatAAGTTCGATGCAGAAAAATATGTATTGTCGTATATAATAAAAGCATATCTACAAAAGTctcaaatggaaaaaaaaatatccCACATTGAAATCTGAAAGCTACGTGTTCACCTCTATTTCTTTATCAGTACCGTACTAGAACAAGGTATTATTGGCTGATGTTACTTTCAAGCTTAAATGCGTTACTTTACAGCACCGAACATATAGAAATAAATTACTGGCACAGAGCTCTTCTTCTCAACAGTACACTCAAAATAATTTAAGCAGACACAAAGACAAAGTTGTAATGAATTGAACAGGAGTAAATTGAGGCTGACATGCACAAGCAAAGGCACCAAATAAGAATATGCATGTTGCCTTATAACTTCAACTTTCAAATCAGGCAACCCATGTGATGAAAAAGAGGACTCTCTGGGATTAAGGGGCCACAATCAAGAAATTGCCCTCTAAAATGATTGATCATCTCACTTAGAGTAGGGGTGAAAAAAACTAACCGGGCCGAATTGATAATTTTGGTTCGATCAGTTtgatattacaaaacaattttgattttatggttcagttcggttttagatataaaacattttaattaaattttgtacAAACCAAACTGAAGTAACTAGGCTAAACTGAACCGATTAGTTCaattggtttgatttaatttccTAAAGATTCAAATCgttttgattttgaaaagaatatatatttttgtttcatttccTAATTGAGAGAAATGGTGAGTTGATAGCTcaaaatttaaacctaataGTAATATGGGACCACATGTGTTTGTGGGGAAAAAAATGTAAAGCAACAAATTATGCTCCAAATAATCAGCGGAAGGATAATTCGTATTAGACCTACAACTTCACTTATTGGCATTTATTAGTCTGGGACTAAAGTGTACCCTaccaatttcaaaatcaaacccaATTTCACCGCTTAATAATTGAGACGGAACAATGAGGAGCAGCAAAAGCACATGCCCAGATGTATGAATTCCAATGTAGTAAGCTCTGTTACCTCATAAAAACTTGAATTTGGGAATCAAAATTAGTTGCTCCTGTAAGAGCTTCCCGTTATTCAATCCATTCCTGGTAAGTATTCAATTCAAGCTGGCTCATATGTGTAACTGCTCGAAGCAAAAAGGATATACTCCGTATGGTCTAGCAAAATCCAGAAATTAATAGAACAAGCAAGCCAACCTTGTACTCATACTGTCAACAGGGTTCAAAATTTAAACAGACATGATACTTATAACCTATGTAGTCAATTATGTCCATACAATCCTCACCATGGTCCGATAACCCTCTCAAGTCCATACGCTCTGAGAACACTCGGAAAGCCTTACTAAACCATAGACATTCGAACGAAACACGGGAAAGAATCCTTCTCAGAGAGCGCAATCCCAGAACAAAAGCACATGCGTATGAAGAAGTTCCTCTTAAGAGTGAAGATAACATAAATACAATAGATGATCTGAATGGTGAAGAGCCACAAGTAAAGCTTATGCACAAGAACACAACTAAGTACCAATGCCACCTATTTCAAAGCACCGAGAGACCAGCAGAAAATCATAAACTAAAGACGGTAACTCCAACCACAGCACAAAACCTCCTCAAGTATCTGACTACTCCTCCTTTCTAAATTTTGATCATCACCTACACCCACCAGCCTCAACACAGTTGCTAGTTTCAACTAAAAGCCACAAGCCATGTCCAAGCATGAACAGCCCAAATAACTTGTAATACAAGAAAAAGCATACAAATAACATTCCACATAGCTAGTGAAAAGTTAGAGAAGCTAAAGGAGTATCACGAACACTTTACAGAGTATCGAACCAGAATAAATGTACTAAATGATTTACAAAAGATATTAAACTGGGAAGCCCTACATATCCATTACTAGATACCATAACAGACTTAATCTATTGCCATAGGAGAGCAAGAAGAACACAAAAACCAATAAAGAAAAGCAGCCTCTTTAGATAATAATCTTGCTGTCCTTGCCCTTGGTGTTGATGAAACCCATGTGCATGGCCACCGTGAAACGAATTAGAAAAACCATAAGGAAAGCTAGCAGCTGCACCGTACATGGCAGCATCGGGAAATCCATGCACTTGAAGGTTAAAAAGTGAAGGGATGAGACCACCAAAAGCTGCAGAAAGCGTAAAATTGCCAAGCCTAGCTGTTGCCATAGGGGCAAACCCTCCCATGAATCCAAACCCATGTTGTCCAAAATGATTGGGTTCCGGCGGAGGAGCAGTTTCAGGCCTCTGTCCAGCCGGACGGTTAGGAATGTTAACACCTGGAATAGACTTCGATCTAGGGTCAGTTGAAATTTTACCCCTACCATACAAAGGAACCAACTTCTCCTCTTGCACTAAAGCTTTACAAACCGGACATTCCTTAGATTGCGAGTGAAAATGCAACCATTTGTAAAGGCAAGGCCAACAGTAAAGATGGCCACACAAAGTGACAATAGGATCCTGTGCTAAGTCAAAGCAAATATTGCATTCAAAATTACCAGCAtcaccattattattattattgcttGAAAATTGAGGGTTTTGGGGTGGCCTGCTTGTTGATTCCCCAAACCCACTACTCGCCATCCCGAAAGTACTATCGCAAAAATCCGTCCTGTCGATAAAAATTATAACACAAAACTACATGAACACAAGCAGAAACAACAAGAAGAAAATGGCACAAAAATTCAAGACTGACCACCATCTACATTAAACACTATACATTTGAGAGATTCACCATGAATTAGAGAGAATGAATCATTTAAAAAAGAAGAAcagttgatattaaattatcCTAAAGCCACTGACACACCTAGAAAGGTCTTATACGATCAAGATTCTACAGTACAGTCAATTCTATAAACCAAAACTAAATTACTTTTGTACAAATAAATTCAAGCCTccaaattagaattaaaaagtctaataaaatccaaaacactaaaaaaatcaTCAGATCTCTTTAACAATTGAGACTAAATACTTCTGGTTATCATTCAAGCAATCAATAACAAATCAAAGATACTTTTCCACACAAAACACTATTAATGTAAAACAAGAAAGACAAGTAATTAACAGAGTAATAAGATACTGATAAATGAAATACTGACCTTGATGTCAAATGCTTGCagaacaaaattgaaagatcgaCCGATCCACGAACCGATCGAtccaaaaaaagtcaaaatgaAGATGAGGAAGAAATTTCCAAGGAAAATTTGGTGATGAAGattgattttaattgtttttgttttttaaaatcgaGAAaattttcatgccaaattgatttTCCATGTTTAGCGCGTACCGTTTGGTTTTGGTATCTCCAGATTTTACCACCTGGCACTAATCTAATGGCATATTTAACCTCCTTTTGTGGCAACTAGGGTGAGCAAAACTGTCCGGTTAAGAACTGGTTAGGATACTCTCAAAAATTAATCTACGCTATGGAATAATAAAGAGAGTAATGTTATAAAACCCAACACTTTCGACCAACCTTTTAGTACAGTCTGATGTGGTAATTAAAGAGTgaattgattaaattctgttttttaatatatatattagtggATGGGAATTGTACGAATGGAATTTTGCTACGTAAGATgggttaaaaaaattggattttttctaataaaaattagaataaattatttaaatctcCGTGGAATACACTAATttactttttgatttttgtaaatttaatatgacATATCTTATAGAGGTGGCCACGATTTATAACCCGGCGGTTTCGGTTCGGAAGcgccgggtcacggttcaagaaaaaaTGGAACCGGCCCGAAACCACCTAAGAGACGGTTCGGAACCGGACGGTTCCAGTTTCGGTTTAAAacggtttagaaaaaaattaaaattaaattaaacttcaattactaaaaaatgtaattcaacaataaaataactcacagagatagtattataaaaaaaaataaaaaaaaataaaatattaaccaaaaatttaactaaaacaaaataacatatattttattgcaaaagtaaatatattatatgataaaaatataatatatattttaaatatataatatatattttttatcaacagGTTCGACTCTTGAACCGCCGGTTCATGGTTCAACAAAtatggaaccggcccggaaccggccTTTatacggttccgggccggtttttGTCCGGTTCTGAGTTTGACCGGTTCTGGGGCGGGTTTGACCGGGCCGATTTATgggctgacccggcccatggccacctctaaTATCTTATATTTAGATATATTATACTATCACACCcatttgacaattttttttattagccaACTTGATCAAAGAGTTAGATTTGACCCTTAAACTGATTTTTCACTCAGTTTAATTCGaaaattctcaaaaaaattaaaattaatttttattcattttttaaaataaaaataaatttaataaaaataaaaaaaatatgatgtaacattataataacatttattttaaaaaattattaaaaaatataaaataattaaataatattttaaagacAAAATTTTAAGCGactgtttataaatattattgaaCATGAATATATTCTATAAATCATCaaattctaattatttttcatatatcaatataattaatagttgatccttataaaaaaaaactaatattttcAACATCAATATAGTTaggtaataatttatttgttgaCATGTTACATAatgtttttagatttatttttttatcagatatataaatatatttttagtattttagaaaaataaatgattaatttattttttctaaaaacagAATTGACAATTTTCAGTTGAAACtggataaaaaataaatttaaaggtttaaccttttaaCCGAGTTGACTAATAGAAAAATTACTAGATAGGTGTGATACTACAATATCTAAACTTGAGAGGTGTCATAGTGGATTTACAAAAATCAATGTATTCCACTAAAACACAGGAGGAGTTAGTAACTTACtctaaaaattaacttaatataatttaaactcCTCTAATCTGAATTATTCATAAcataataaattagtaaattaaattacgttttaaaaagattataatctcaaaaaaaaaacaaaaagaataattaaaattaactccattgagattatttttatttttttaattgataactGAATtaatcaaaagtttaaaaataaaattaatccaatgaaataaaattgataaaaaagtttAGCTAATTTggtaaattgatttgattttttaatcaaattattcTATCAACCAAACATATTGgactaactaaaaaaaataaaatatttaagccaacttaattgattaattctatttaatcaaatatttactTGTTTTAGTCCAAACCGTCCTATTTACAATATTATTACTCcctcttttcttttttagacGTCTATATTCCACTTTGCGGCgttcgatttttaaaaaaaattaaaagattttatattgattttttttttttacacttttttaatattttttcaaagatATTATCTTCATTGAAAGAAATTGTATAGAAAATTTCAATGTCATTAATAAGGATAAATAAGAAGAAGAATAGtataaatactatttttttagtgctttcttaatttttttatataaaatgtcactTTTTTCGTGGTAGTACAAATTTCACAAGAAAAAGTAACAACTAATAGGAAAagatttgtttcacaatatATGAACTAATTTCTTCCTTAGTGcagtatttaaaatttattatcaatatatatatttattaaaattttattacagtaaaaattgttttattaataaaattttatttccgTCATAATGAGCTAACGTTGCATTCTAATGAATGTATATTAAGCATAAATTTGTTTTACTAGTAACTACAACTTCACCAATGATTTATAACTCAATTGGCAAGAAGTGAAGTCCAATCTTTTGGCATGAggttcaaattgtgttttggacataaatgataaattatgaaattattaaaGATGAAAACTATATATCTAAAGACTTGAAAATGGAAGATTATGAGAAATTAAAAGGACTATAAAACCAAATATGGACGTCGGATGCAGTGATCGTTTCATCAAAATAGCGTGAATAGTTAAAGCGATGCAATTGTAAAACAACGAGATAATTGTAATTTATAGATAATAGTTTTTCTAAATAGAAGATGTCATCTTGTAACAAGTTACCCTACCAATCCAATTCTTAGCTTGGAAAACATAGTATGATTGCCATGTGGATGCCATATATTTATAAGCTTCTGATTTACTTTAAGTTTTCAATATTCAAAGATGATACAAGAAAATGTATTTCTGCCAGTAAACCAAATACAGATTGTTCTTGGGATCCGTCTCAATTTAATAGCAACTGATAATTAACGAGGAATTTGGATTAAATATGGTGGACAATTAGAGATCTGAGTAAGAGGACATAGCTAAGGATTGATGAAGAGTGATTAAGCTGGCTTTACATTTCACTTTCTCCTGAATAATTTAGGTTCAGGTTTCTTTCTAGCCTTCTTAACACCTTTTTGTTTAGCCTCTTTGTCAACTGAATCTGCCTTCTTTTCTCTACCTGATTTCTCCTTTTTGTTTTCTTCAGCAACTAAATCATTTTGCTCAATGAAGTCCGTCTTGTTATCTTCTTCTTCGGCAATACACTCATTTTTCTCAATGGACTCCGTCTTCGTATCTTCCTCTTCAGCATCACAGCCGTTTTGAGTGATCTGCGGTGACCGTATTCTAAATGCGTAAACCTGCAGGTTAATCAACTCTTTACTTTTGTTCTCCAAAAAGTGTGAACGAGATGCCGTGTCGTGTGTTACCATTTGCTTACACTTACACAAATTTTCTTTCAATTTCAGAAAACTAGAAAAACTTCAAGAAGATTTGTAAATGACAAAGGGAGTCTAAGGTAGAAATAGCACAAAGCTCAATCTCTAAAAGCAAAGGGTCGTCAGACTCGTCACCGTCCTTCAACATGTATATAATACTCTCTAaattttaggtcaattaaccCTCAAATTCTACAAAATGAATACATTCACGGGCCGCGATGATTCACTTTATGAGTTAATTGATATTTTAGAGAGTGCTGTtcttaattaattcaaatagCTAAATGTGAATTAGTTGATCCTAACGTGACCGCAGTGACACTTTGTTCTATGAGAAAGAATCCAGCACCTTTGTATTTCACTAAGATTGTGGAACAAACAATGCAAATCTCATGAATGATTGGAAGAATAAACGTTTGTTTCAATTCATTTATCATGCCTAAGGCATTCTAATAAGTtccaaaaacaaacaaaaaggaTAAAGAGAAATGCTTCAGCAAAAGAAATTATCTTAGCAATCTTGGAGAAAAGATGCTTCAAATGcatatatattttatctttaataaggTCGAATGTTGAGAAGACCTTATATTATTGTTGCAAACTCCAATCATTCAATATTTTCACTAGGAATTGTAAATTGTTACTAGTAGATATTAGAACCATAAAAGCTAATTATTTTGAATGTATTTTTCTGATGAAAATACTTGAGTTGCTAGTTAAGGTAAGCCATAAAACACTAAGTAGATAAGAATATGAATGAACATACCTTAAGCTTGTGTTTCTCTACCAATTCAAATACAACAGCATCCCCATCATCTAATTTATGATCCAACGCAAATGCTCTCCAACCACCACTAAGCCCAGTTCTCTGGGCAAGATATTTTGCATCGTATTCAGCACCATTTTCATCCTCAAGTATCAAGTCGGAGTCTTTTTTTGGAAGATGGTGCTTGCAAAAGTCAGTAGGGAGCCCCTAAAATGCAAAGAAAAATGAGCATACTGGATATGTCTCTCTAGCAAGAAACATAATATCATACTGAAAAAGCTTTCGCTTTCATCGACTTACCAACCAAAAACAGCTATAAACATGAGACCGAACCATTGATTTGACAAAAGATGGATTTCCAGATTGCAGATTACTCTCAAATTCCCTTGCAACACTAAGGGCTCGAGTTCGATCTTCATAAGATGCTAGTTTAACTTCATTTAATGGCCTTGCAATATAGCTAAAGAAATCCATAGCACACTATTACTTTTATCCATAATGTAATACGCATACATAATGTAAAATGTACCTCAGATAgtcacattaaaaaaaaattgagaatctTCACCTTGTCCATGATGACGAACTTGATTTAGATCTCTTACGTAAAGGTCGTTCGTCGAAGTCGACCTGAAAGAAGAAGGACGAGACATTCATTGTTTAGCACAAAAAAATTATCTACTCATCTGCAGAATCCAATTACAATGATTGATACATACATCATCCCCATAGGAAATAATTGGGTTTCGTGTTCGAGTAGAGCGTCTTGGTTCAATGAGCTCAGTAATTGCTGATTTTGGCTTTGAAAGGCGTTGCTAAGCATGTCAAAAACAAGAAAAGTAAATGACAAGTTCAAAATTGAGGTTAATTAACAGATAATAACTAACAAAAGAGCAGAATTTTACCTTGGTTTTCTTCTCAGGAGAAGTGAGATTAGACAGGCTTTCTGTTAAATTTGAAATTCCCAAGTCCTTCAAACAGATGAAACCGAAACACAACAAATCAATCACTGCATTCATACATTCTTGATTACctattaaaatttgatataattttttggCCTGGCTcagtcttaaaaaaaaccctagAAAGGAAAATAAAACGGTGGGTGGCAATTAGATTACCTTGAAGCGCTTTTTGTTTTCCTCAAGCCGAAGCTTGCGAGCCTCCTCATAAGTATTGCCGTTGTCATTTTCCCTCGCCATCTTAAAAACAATGCTGATTCACAGTAAAATAGAAGTCTCCACAGAGAAATAGATCAGCGAcctaaaaaatgaacaatttaCCGGTGATACAAGAAAGGCGCTGCGAAGTTGCCTTTCGGCAGCTTCCGGGGAAAGTGAAACAGTGTTTTTCCGCTTTATGCAGAGAGATGGGCTTTGCTTGTGAAAATATGAGCGCTTCTTTTGAAATTCGAAATTCCCCTTTCCTTTTTGGCTAAATTCATCGTAAAATATCTATACACTACAATTAACCctcgaacaaaggatcaattcaccccctcaacttggcacaaaatatcaaatgagtcattctcgccgcttttggtacaaatcaacccaaaacttgcgttttcgtatcaaaaaagcCCTTCGGAGAGTgagtttcttaattttatttaattaatcaaatatccttcattaatcataattaattatattctaattaatcaaagctttaattatatcctaataaaactaataaaatacaattaaattttattttatttatttaaaactctaattatatcataatttatcctaattaaacacaattaatcCTTGGacaaaaaaacacaattaaccCTAATCGTCTTCTTCCCCACATTTATACCGCCGTCACCGCATATTTCGGCCACCATATACTCCCGCCACCGGTCGTTTTATCCGGCCTACCCAGCAACCTGCTCATCCTCTTGAGAATGAGTAACCTGTTCATCCTTTTGAGGATGAAGGAATTCGTTCATCTTCAAAAGGATGAACGGAATCGTTCATTCAGCAGGCGGCGAACGGTGTTGAACGAGGAGCA
This region of Mercurialis annua linkage group LG1-X, ddMerAnnu1.2, whole genome shotgun sequence genomic DNA includes:
- the LOC126665768 gene encoding uncharacterized protein LOC126665768 is translated as MASSGFGESTSRPPQNPQFSSNNNNNGDAGNFECNICFDLAQDPIVTLCGHLYCWPCLYKWLHFHSQSKECPVCKALVQEEKLVPLYGRGKISTDPRSKSIPGVNIPNRPAGQRPETAPPPEPNHFGQHGFGFMGGFAPMATARLGNFTLSAAFGGLIPSLFNLQVHGFPDAAMYGAAASFPYGFSNSFHGGHAHGFHQHQGQGQQDYYLKRLLFFIGFCVLLALLWQ
- the LOC126666143 gene encoding putative B3 domain-containing protein At5g58280; its protein translation is MARENDNGNTYEEARKLRLEENKKRFKDLGISNLTESLSNLTSPEKKTKQRLSKPKSAITELIEPRRSTRTRNPIISYGDDVDFDERPLRKRSKSSSSSWTSYIARPLNEVKLASYEDRTRALSVAREFESNLQSGNPSFVKSMVRSHVYSCFWLGLPTDFCKHHLPKKDSDLILEDENGAEYDAKYLAQRTGLSGGWRAFALDHKLDDGDAVVFELVEKHKLKVYAFRIRSPQITQNGCDAEEEDTKTESIEKNECIAEEEDNKTDFIEQNDLVAEENKKEKSGREKKADSVDKEAKQKGVKKARKKPEPKLFRRK